A genomic region of Sulfobacillus acidophilus DSM 10332 contains the following coding sequences:
- a CDS encoding Bifunctional protein pyrR (PFAM: Phosphoribosyl transferase domain~COGs: COG2065 Pyrimidine operon attenuation protein/uracil phosphoribosyltransferase~HAMAP: Bifunctional protein pyrR~InterPro IPR000836~KEGG: tte:TTE1536 bifunctional pyrimidine regulatory protein PyrR uracil phosphoribosyltransferase~PFAM: Phosphoribosyltransferase~PRIAM: Uracil phosphoribosyltransferase~SPTR: Bifunctional protein pyrR), protein MRKRGVTLAVIMDEEMMRRALMRIAHQISERHRGIEGLVLVGVLTRGTPMASRIADNLARIEGARPPVESIDVGTYRDDRERTRVLPAPWRARQPVENQVVILVDDVLFTGRTVRAALDAIIDGGRPRAVELAVLVDRGHRELPIRADYVGKNIPTAKNQLVQVMLKEIDGRDQVELIDEGE, encoded by the coding sequence ATGCGCAAAAGAGGTGTGACGTTGGCGGTCATTATGGACGAAGAAATGATGCGGCGGGCCCTTATGCGTATTGCCCACCAGATTTCCGAACGCCATCGCGGGATCGAAGGGTTGGTGCTGGTCGGGGTCTTGACGCGCGGTACGCCGATGGCATCCCGGATTGCCGATAATTTGGCACGGATTGAGGGGGCCCGGCCGCCGGTGGAGTCGATTGATGTGGGCACGTATCGCGACGACCGGGAACGGACCCGCGTGTTGCCGGCCCCTTGGCGGGCGCGCCAACCGGTCGAAAATCAGGTCGTGATTTTGGTTGACGATGTCTTATTTACTGGGCGCACCGTGCGGGCTGCTCTCGACGCCATTATCGACGGAGGCCGTCCGCGGGCGGTGGAATTGGCCGTGCTGGTGGACCGCGGTCATCGGGAATTGCCGATTCGAGCCGATTATGTCGGGAAAAATATCCCGACCGCCAAAAACCAATTGGTGCAAGTCATGCTGAAGGAAATTGACGGACGGGATCAGGTTGAGCTCATCGACGAGGGAGAATAA
- a CDS encoding aspartate carbamoyltransferase (PFAM: Aspartate/ornithine carbamoyltransferase, carbamoyl-P binding domain; Aspartate/ornithine carbamoyltransferase, Asp/Orn binding domain~TIGRFAM: aspartate carbamoyltransferase~COGs: COG0540 Aspartate carbamoyltransferase catalytic chain~HAMAP: Aspartate carbamoyltransferase~InterPro IPR006132:IPR006131:IPR002082~KEGG: chy:CHY_1502 aspartate carbamoyltransferase~PFAM: Aspartate/ornithine carbamoyltransferase, carbamoyl-P binding; Aspartate/ornithine carbamoyltransferase, Asp/Orn-binding region~PRIAM: Aspartate carbamoyltransferase~SPTR: Aspartate carbamoyltransferase;~TIGRFAM: Aspartate carbamoyltransferase, eukaryotic) has product MGHLIGIQAYSTGELQEILDQAQSFYRQLTQKPRQIPPALHGRTVVTWFMEPSTRTRASFELAARYLGAEVLSLATEGSSMVKGETLWDTLANLEAMGIDALVVRHAEAGVPWQLARRARVPVINAGDGWHEHPTQALLDLLTVRQALGDVSGLHVAIVGDILHSRVARSDIWGFTRMGATVTLVGPPQFVPSEWPAKGVRVSDELSEVLPSADVVILLRIQKERQALNGLFSVEEYRLRWGLTAERFRILKPGAVVLHPGPQNRGVEIDSDVMAQDSVLIGRQVTNGVAVRMAVLSRLMGEKTW; this is encoded by the coding sequence ATGGGGCATCTTATCGGGATCCAGGCCTATTCGACGGGGGAATTACAAGAGATTTTGGATCAGGCCCAATCCTTCTATCGCCAACTTACGCAAAAGCCTCGACAAATCCCCCCGGCGCTGCACGGTCGGACGGTCGTGACCTGGTTTATGGAGCCGAGCACGCGCACACGTGCGTCTTTTGAGCTGGCGGCGCGCTACTTGGGGGCGGAGGTCCTATCCCTGGCGACCGAAGGGTCGAGTATGGTTAAAGGCGAAACGCTATGGGACACGCTGGCCAATTTGGAGGCCATGGGTATCGATGCGTTGGTGGTGCGCCATGCAGAAGCGGGCGTCCCCTGGCAACTGGCCCGAAGGGCGCGGGTTCCCGTGATTAATGCCGGAGACGGCTGGCATGAACACCCGACGCAGGCGCTCTTGGATTTGTTAACGGTTCGGCAGGCATTGGGGGATGTCTCGGGTCTTCACGTCGCGATTGTGGGTGACATTTTGCACAGCCGGGTCGCCCGTTCGGATATTTGGGGATTTACTCGGATGGGGGCCACGGTGACATTGGTGGGGCCGCCGCAATTTGTTCCGTCCGAATGGCCAGCCAAGGGAGTCCGGGTTTCGGACGAGCTCTCGGAAGTCTTGCCTTCGGCGGACGTGGTAATTTTATTAAGGATTCAAAAAGAGCGACAGGCCCTCAACGGCCTCTTTTCGGTGGAAGAGTATCGCTTGCGGTGGGGGCTGACTGCTGAGCGGTTTCGGATATTGAAACCCGGGGCGGTGGTGCTCCATCCGGGTCCGCAAAATCGCGGGGTGGAGATCGATAGTGACGTCATGGCGCAAGACTCGGTTCTGATTGGACGCCAAGTGACCAATGGGGTAGCGGTCCGCATGGCCGTATTGTCCCGGCTGATGGGGGAAAAAACATGGTAA
- a CDS encoding ribosomal large subunit pseudouridine synthase D (PFAM: RNA pseudouridylate synthase; S4 domain~TIGRFAM: pseudouridine synthase, RluA family~COGs: COG0564 Pseudouridylate synthase 23S RNA-specific~InterPro IPR002942:IPR006145:IPR006225~KEGG: hmo:HM1_2104 pseudouridine synthase, rlua family~PFAM: Pseudouridine synthase, RsuA and RluB/C/D/E/F; RNA-binding S4~SMART: RNA-binding S4~SPTR: Pseudouridine synthase;~TIGRFAM: Pseudouridine synthase, RluC/RluD), giving the protein MEHEPSRRATVDPTEAGRRIDQWLASKWPERSRSAWQKAIKAGQVTVNGRVVPARSLVVAGDVVQASMPVQDEAAVDADSPPDPVVSSWIVYQDAWILMVNKPRGVVVHPAAGHWSDTLAQGLRPWIHEAAGERPGIVHRLDKDTTGLMVVARTEAVRHILSQAIQARQVTRQYLAIVRGHLDPSAGTIDAPIGRDPRHRLRMAVIEPGRSARTHYRTVIRTPHASVVQCTLETGRTHQIRVHLASVGHPVLGDRLYGGGWPGLFDGQLLHAARLMLIHPVDGRPLDLTTWPPDDWRRFPEWREAEVVDNRLYPDGAHMSTTEWLTHWQRSGAD; this is encoded by the coding sequence TCCGCGTGGCAAAAAGCCATTAAAGCGGGTCAGGTGACCGTAAACGGCCGCGTCGTGCCTGCTCGCAGCCTGGTGGTGGCAGGGGATGTGGTGCAGGCGTCGATGCCGGTTCAGGACGAGGCGGCTGTCGATGCCGACAGTCCACCCGACCCGGTCGTGAGCAGCTGGATCGTCTACCAAGATGCCTGGATTTTAATGGTTAACAAGCCCCGGGGAGTGGTGGTCCACCCGGCGGCCGGGCACTGGTCGGATACGCTGGCCCAGGGATTGCGGCCTTGGATTCACGAGGCGGCCGGTGAGCGCCCCGGCATCGTGCATCGATTGGATAAAGATACGACGGGGCTGATGGTGGTTGCACGCACGGAGGCGGTCCGCCACATCCTATCGCAAGCGATTCAGGCGCGCCAAGTGACCCGTCAATATCTGGCGATAGTTCGGGGTCACCTAGACCCCTCTGCCGGAACCATTGACGCCCCGATCGGTCGCGATCCGCGTCATCGCCTGAGAATGGCGGTGATCGAACCGGGGCGATCGGCTCGCACACATTACCGGACGGTGATCCGGACACCGCACGCCAGTGTCGTACAATGCACGCTCGAGACCGGTCGGACCCATCAAATTCGGGTGCACCTGGCGTCCGTCGGGCATCCGGTGTTGGGTGACCGACTCTACGGCGGCGGCTGGCCTGGCCTTTTCGACGGGCAATTGCTACACGCGGCGCGGTTAATGCTCATCCATCCGGTCGACGGTCGACCGTTGGATTTGACGACCTGGCCGCCGGATGACTGGCGGCGGTTTCCCGAATGGCGGGAGGCGGAGGTGGTCGATAACCGACTATATCCCGATGGGGCGCACATGAGCACGACGGAGTGGCTGACGCATTGGCAGCGATCGGGGGCGGATTAA
- a CDS encoding dihydroorotase (PFAM: Amidohydrolase family~TIGRFAM: dihydroorotase, multifunctional complex type~COGs: COG0044 Dihydroorotase and related cyclic amidohydrolase~InterPro IPR006680:IPR004722~KEGG: mta:Moth_0880 dihydroorotase~PFAM: Amidohydrolase 1~SPTR: Dihydroorotase;~TIGRFAM: Dihydroorotase multifunctional complex type), translated as MVKTALRIRDARIIDPFRGVDDVGDVWIDHGVVVEPGTIHPETTFDAHGLWLVPRITDMHVHFRDPGQTWIEDVGSGSRAAAAGGFTQVMTMANTDPVVDSPSLVAWLAERGRQEGLVRILPGAAITRGSEGRQLTDFYRLKAAGAVGFSDDGRPVESAAVMQAALAYSRTVGAPVINHAQEMSLSRQAVVHQGAPALEMGLAGAGELAESLMVWRDVQLAGATGGILHVAHVSVPHSLEAIRYARDHGWQVTAEATPHHLFFTDEILREWGYDPVTKVNPPLRPGAFREALQRAVASGLVGVAATDHAPHAADEKSLPYVEAPFGIAGLETAIGALLTVLLHSGLMTPLALFALLTVGPHQVLRLAYPGLVPGAPADLTLIDPDREWLVDPKAFYSRGHNTPFSGQRLRGRAVATMLDGVWTMLDGEVSS; from the coding sequence ATGGTAAAAACCGCGCTACGGATTCGGGATGCCCGCATTATCGACCCGTTTCGGGGCGTTGACGACGTGGGCGATGTGTGGATCGATCACGGTGTGGTGGTAGAGCCGGGGACGATTCACCCGGAGACGACGTTTGATGCCCACGGCCTTTGGCTGGTGCCCCGGATCACCGACATGCATGTTCATTTTCGCGATCCGGGGCAAACCTGGATAGAAGACGTCGGCAGCGGGAGCCGGGCGGCGGCGGCCGGCGGATTTACCCAAGTGATGACGATGGCGAATACCGATCCGGTGGTGGATTCTCCTAGCTTGGTCGCCTGGTTGGCGGAACGGGGTCGACAAGAGGGATTGGTGCGTATTTTGCCCGGGGCTGCCATCACCCGGGGAAGCGAAGGTCGGCAGCTGACCGACTTTTATCGGTTAAAAGCGGCCGGTGCGGTGGGGTTTTCCGATGACGGGCGACCGGTCGAGTCGGCCGCTGTCATGCAGGCCGCTTTAGCCTATAGCCGAACGGTCGGAGCACCCGTGATTAACCATGCCCAAGAGATGTCGCTGAGCCGACAGGCGGTCGTCCATCAAGGAGCCCCGGCGTTGGAAATGGGATTGGCGGGGGCGGGCGAGCTCGCCGAAAGCCTGATGGTCTGGCGCGATGTCCAGCTGGCCGGAGCTACCGGAGGCATTCTCCATGTGGCGCACGTGTCGGTTCCCCATAGTCTGGAGGCGATTCGGTATGCCCGCGATCACGGCTGGCAGGTTACCGCCGAGGCCACTCCCCATCACCTCTTCTTTACCGACGAGATTCTGCGGGAGTGGGGATATGATCCGGTGACCAAGGTCAATCCGCCGCTGCGCCCCGGTGCATTTCGGGAGGCTTTGCAACGCGCGGTGGCCTCAGGGCTCGTCGGGGTGGCGGCGACTGATCACGCACCGCATGCGGCCGACGAAAAATCTTTGCCGTATGTGGAGGCCCCTTTTGGCATCGCGGGATTGGAAACCGCTATCGGGGCTCTTTTGACCGTGTTGCTGCACTCCGGCCTCATGACGCCTTTGGCCCTGTTTGCCTTATTGACGGTGGGACCGCATCAGGTGTTGCGTTTGGCCTATCCGGGTCTCGTACCGGGGGCGCCGGCCGATTTGACGCTTATTGATCCCGATCGTGAATGGCTTGTCGATCCCAAGGCCTTTTATTCACGCGGGCACAATACGCCCTTTTCGGGTCAGCGGCTTCGTGGTCGGGCGGTGGCCACTATGCTGGACGGGGTCTGGACCATGTTAGACGGGGAGGTGTCGTCATGA
- a CDS encoding MscS Mechanosensitive ion channel (PFAM: Mechanosensitive ion channel~COGs: COG0668 Small-conductance mechanosensitive channel~InterPro IPR006685~KEGG: asc:ASAC_0504 mechanosensitive (MS) ion channel~PFAM: Mechanosensitive ion channel MscS~SPTR: Mechanosensitive (MS) ion channel): protein MRQSPWRRTGLLIGSTLIVGVVLTLLIRRLPPHLEKTYGDPLKALVVLLIGGAISYLLERALFRIPSDRLGSRQLTTLRFLVRLVLYLAIVLAFVAALGVGLSSVVFGSAFITVIIGLAGQSFFGNLIAGIGLVLFHPFEVGDHIVFVAWQYPLLMPSFPHEAMKPGYSGLVTDINLMYTSLITDDGTPMMIPNGIIIQSAIHNLSRRPVQRFHFRFDVAWTIDPETFLAQGAERLRHLPFAVSLQFVDLTPNSFSVVARGELTDMTEEVARHLVMSQLAPLIQALTAETASGR from the coding sequence ATGCGACAAAGCCCCTGGCGGCGTACCGGACTTCTCATCGGCTCGACCTTAATTGTCGGCGTCGTCTTGACTCTGTTGATTCGGCGCTTGCCGCCTCATTTGGAAAAGACCTATGGAGATCCCTTAAAAGCCCTGGTGGTGCTGTTAATTGGCGGCGCCATCTCGTATTTGCTGGAGCGGGCCTTGTTTCGAATCCCGTCCGACCGCTTGGGATCACGCCAATTGACCACCTTGCGTTTCTTGGTCCGGCTGGTCCTTTACCTGGCCATTGTCCTCGCATTTGTCGCCGCCTTAGGGGTCGGGTTGTCCTCCGTCGTCTTCGGCAGCGCCTTTATAACCGTCATCATCGGTTTGGCCGGGCAAAGCTTTTTCGGTAATCTCATCGCCGGTATCGGACTGGTTCTGTTTCATCCGTTTGAAGTCGGAGACCACATCGTATTCGTCGCCTGGCAATATCCTCTCCTGATGCCCAGCTTTCCTCATGAAGCGATGAAACCGGGCTATTCCGGATTGGTCACCGACATCAACCTCATGTATACGTCTTTAATCACCGACGACGGCACCCCGATGATGATTCCCAACGGGATTATTATTCAATCGGCCATTCATAATCTTAGCCGTCGCCCGGTCCAGCGCTTTCATTTTCGTTTTGATGTCGCTTGGACCATTGATCCCGAAACCTTTTTGGCGCAAGGCGCGGAACGTCTTCGCCACCTGCCGTTTGCGGTCAGTCTACAGTTTGTCGACCTAACCCCCAACAGTTTTTCGGTTGTGGCACGCGGCGAATTGACCGACATGACCGAAGAGGTCGCTCGCCATCTGGTGATGAGCCAATTAGCTCCCCTGATTCAGGCCCTCACCGCGGAAACCGCCTCCGGCCGTTAA
- a CDS encoding carbamoyl-phosphate synthase small subunit (PFAM: Carbamoyl-phosphate synthase small chain, CPSase domain; Glutamine amidotransferase class-I~TIGRFAM: carbamoyl-phosphate synthase, small subunit~COGs: COG0505 Carbamoylphosphate synthase small subunit~InterPro IPR002474:IPR000991:IPR006274~KEGG: sth:STH1203 carbamoyl phosphate synthase small subunit~PFAM: Glutamine amidotransferase class-I, C-terminal; Carbamoyl phosphate synthase, small subunit, N-terminal~PRIAM: Carbamoyl-phosphate synthase (glutamine-hydrolyzing)~SPTR: Carbamoyl-phosphate synthase, small subunit;~TIGRFAM: Carbamoyl phosphate synthase, small subunit) yields MNQTLGWLWFEDGTKFEGVWLGDPDWRARGEVVFNTAMTGYQEILTDPSYYGQIVVLTYPLIGNYGTLEQASESLFMWAEAVIVHRLELEPTRGASLESFDRFLRHYHKAALVGTDTRALTRYLREEGTKRAVLVPDGTSFDEVQQHLAQIDLTRAVFQVTTPEAYEIPGSGPRITVIDYGVKNSILHELSRRGAHVTVLPATASAEAVMASKPDGVVLSNGPGDPGTIPEVLPTVRHVLDHYPTFGICLGHQLIGLAEGATTYALKFGHHGANHPLWDEVQKKVLITSQNHGYAVRATPLLDRYRVRFTHLHDDTVEGLEHVSRPILSVQHHPEAGPGPSDSLYLFDEFLGRLTAARQGERHEE; encoded by the coding sequence ATGAATCAAACGCTCGGATGGTTGTGGTTTGAAGACGGGACTAAATTTGAAGGGGTTTGGCTGGGTGACCCCGATTGGCGTGCGCGGGGAGAAGTGGTATTTAATACGGCGATGACCGGGTATCAGGAAATTTTGACGGATCCCTCCTATTATGGGCAGATCGTGGTCCTGACGTATCCGTTAATCGGCAACTACGGCACCTTGGAACAAGCCTCGGAGTCCCTCTTTATGTGGGCGGAAGCGGTGATTGTGCATCGGTTGGAACTGGAACCTACGCGCGGGGCGTCGTTAGAAAGCTTTGACCGCTTCTTGCGGCACTATCACAAGGCCGCTTTAGTCGGCACCGATACGCGTGCCTTAACCCGGTATTTACGGGAGGAAGGAACGAAACGAGCTGTCTTGGTACCCGACGGGACCTCGTTTGACGAGGTCCAGCAGCATTTGGCCCAAATTGACTTAACACGGGCGGTGTTTCAGGTCACGACACCGGAAGCCTATGAAATTCCGGGGAGCGGTCCGCGCATTACGGTCATCGATTATGGCGTCAAAAATTCCATTTTGCATGAATTAAGTCGTCGGGGGGCGCATGTGACGGTATTGCCCGCCACCGCGTCGGCCGAGGCGGTAATGGCGTCGAAACCGGACGGGGTGGTGCTCTCGAACGGTCCGGGCGACCCCGGAACCATTCCGGAAGTTTTGCCTACGGTTCGCCATGTTTTGGACCACTATCCGACTTTCGGTATTTGCCTCGGACACCAGTTAATTGGACTGGCGGAAGGAGCCACGACCTATGCCCTTAAATTTGGCCATCATGGCGCAAACCATCCGTTATGGGACGAGGTGCAGAAAAAAGTCCTAATCACCTCGCAAAATCACGGGTATGCGGTGCGGGCCACCCCGCTACTCGATCGGTACCGGGTGCGGTTTACCCACCTCCATGACGACACCGTGGAGGGATTGGAACACGTTTCGCGGCCCATTTTGTCGGTCCAGCACCACCCGGAAGCCGGACCGGGGCCCAGCGATTCACTCTATTTATTTGACGAGTTTTTAGGCCGATTGACAGCGGCCCGTCAAGGCGAAAGACACGAAGAGTAG